The sequence tcgaattgaggattttgttctaaactcgtatgtagaatgtttgttttcatgtacttgtgttcacttagttaaaagaagcgtttatgttttctcatcccaagagtaagttcaaaagagtaaaaagtgggactatgatctcaccttaagcgcaagagtaaataagtacttcgacaagtgacgtgtgcaaagaacaatgctagtcttgacctaaacaaataggttgtatcaatattgataatcatgtttgatcaaagaagttcaattagtcctatggctcgttatgactcgattatgtagcatgtgaatcaaattgtcaagtttcatgccagatacaagtatagaaacaagttaggaatgttgcataatcatttggttaagtttgacaaaaagtcaaactttggtcggtcaaagtaaacgaaaaaagtcaacgcgttcgggtcgggtcccgaactatttttctgaggtttttattcatatataagcatgttagaacaagtctcatgtgaatcggaggtccatagtgtgccaaacatttttcttattttgaccaaggaggtcagaagctggacacgccttaggtcgcgccgcgacccaaggctgccgcgccgcggcatttaacgggtgctggtacctagtcagtttcaattgttcaagcctttttccgaacttcgatcaaacataaaacacaaaccgtaaacacttatgacacacatcttatatcgttgaaaaggtaatttgacaaggaacacaactaaatacattttaccaaccaaaaccttatttgcaataacctacttttcaaatcaaatgatcaatcaatgcacacatttaatgcttcaaattttacaagtgcacatttatgattcgggcatttaatgcatacataaaacacgccgttttgtaggtaatcaagcatacaatacaactaactacttactaacaataattcatggcattcaatgcatcaaatattcatttcaagcttatcaaaccctaacccaaattcaccaaaatcactaatcaagtttatggagttttctcaagcaacctacacatcaaattgaagctagtgatactaggaacacatttaatacatgcatttataacatttaacaacattcaaacaaccaaatcaccaaatcaagtacaccaaagttcatactcaagctagttacttcaaataaaaaaatcgaacatataaatcatatattcatgttagacttgagccatagacactaattaacaactttataagttaaaaaaatcaagaatacaaaatctagtaattttagaaagttacccaaacttgatgaaatcagtatggaatcgaagaggaagttgcaaggattctaaatatgtaatttgttttgattgaagcttgcttgaacaaatttagatgatgattcttgaagatgaagattgagagaaaagttaaaagtattaaatgaaaagtgaaaatgaaaatggaaaataatgggtggaggagatggagtgttgaccatttgacctagtcaaatgtttggcacttgggcaagtttggtccctctagttccattcgggtgcgtgaattacctaacgagataatttaaaatgcatattaatgggagatgttataattacataacggaATCTAAAATAGTATGACggaaaggtaaacggaaaaaggcgggatgttacatattggAAAgctatttgaaataataaaatattttcgatatccatgataatttaaatataatatagctcctgaaataaataatattttgagtttgataaactataaattcgttcaattatcaagacttatactatgataataaacatgtatagatttaaagatcatattggatcaagttgacttttgagatgacttttgttaacttttgcatgtcggtctcgagcattaggattgtgatacactatgacccgacctagcttgttagacatgtattgaccaacatatgttctctaggttgagatctacgattatgttgcattccgagtttcggtcacatttcgatgaatgaccttatgtgctgctaaggtgagtttcatttgctccctttttaattgcttttgcaatctatatttttggactgagaatacatgtaccttattttaaacacaatggacacaagtacatacttaattctacactgagtttgaaccgaaaatcccttagctttggtaactagtaactaccagttataagaactggtaggcgcgagtagttgtatatggatccatagggcttgacatccccgtctgtttcaggtatagaaaccctagtatGAACTATAAAactgacgtatgctatttgagtttagtacacgttggtttgcatgtattgtacatgttagttgcatgtatgttaaaacaggggtacttattatatatacgttaaagtttggttaacagggtgctcaatcttatagaatattttgataaacgtttctggatgaaacaactgaaatcttatgatccatctttatatacagattatgcgcaacattaaaactatgaactcaccaacctttgtgttgacacttttaagcatgtttattctcaggttcctagaagtcttctgccgttttcttatacgttatacaagctatgtgcatggagtcatagatgctttattcgagaaaactttgcattcacaaaatcatcaccatgtatcttatttgactgtattgtcaacgcttgtattgttaaaaactattatatacggtgattatttatatgtagaaatcatcagacgtcgaaaaccttggatttatatattcatttatggtgtgccttttcaaaagaatgcaatgtttacaaaatgtatcatatagaggtcaaaacctcactatgaaatcaatgaatgatgtattcgtccaagtgaatttggacgggtcatcacagcatACAAGATAGCACCACTAAAGCAAGTTTACACAACCAAGTACAAGCTAGCATGTTAAATTACATAAGCAAGAATATAACACGCTACACTACCAAAATACATCATACATACGCAAATGGTTAGCCATTCTAAAAAGTGCTAGTCATCAAATGAATAGCACCAACAACCCGTATACATGGCCAACGAAAGCGCCTCCCAGATGGCACCACCATGTACACCCGAATGTGGTCAACGAAAAGTGTGGTCTCAATTGGTAACACTTCCCACATCCTcacaagtggccaacgaagagtggaCGTCAAAGTAATTACACTCACCATTTTCCCCCAAACGCAATGTGGCCAACGAAGAGTAAATCCTTCATAATCGGATAGTACTCTCCACTAACCCGCAAACAAacaatttatatacacacacatataaatactccactcaccttgaacaATTTGATGAGTCAAAACTTCTCTAGGACTTTAAGCTTGATCCAAAAGCAAGCTACCTATCATAAACACAACACCAAGCTATAAACACTAATAGCTTGACCCAAAAACCCAAAAGTGCTAATTTGAACCAAATTGCACCCAAAACACGAACTAGATCAAATAAGACCCAAACTCcccaaatcactaaaagctagtaatTTAGTCCCAAACTCAACCAAACACATCTTATGGTCAAGTGCTAGGAGCACTCCATGACCCAAttcaaccaaagacccattttgacccaaattgggtttacacccaaaatcaaactaccaagaacacccatttgggttccattCACCGACAAAatcactaatacttatgataatgccCAATTTGAAAGTCTACACATGactaaaacattttccaacccaaaatccaccaacaagggTCAATCAACACCCACACTAGCTTCAAACACCTATTTGTGAGCTAGATGGGTTAAATCAAGAGCATGGAATCTCAAACCCTAACCTCAAATTGAAAGAAAATCGGATTTaggacttaccactagtatcaaaagatagctaggaacgagatgaacaagGTTTACCCTTGCACTTTGGTGAGATtccacctccttcttctccaaatcaagctctataTCTCTCTCTCTAGAAAGTGGATTTCTCTCACTATGATGCTTGAGAGTGTTTAAGTGAGGTGAAAGTGAAAttgaagtggatctaaaactgatccaTCCACTAATAGGCCGTTCATAAGTGAAAAGACCCATTTCCCCTCACTTAAAACCCATTTTTAAAACAAAAGGGCATCCTGAGGCACGTGTAGCCGCATCGCACTTCCCCAGGCCCGCGGTGCGGTTCTCAGTTCATTTTGATTCCAGAACTTGTCACATTCAAACCCATCAGATATGGCAACTAGCCGCGTTGCGACCCCATTTCTCCACGACGCAGTGGTAAGTGTAAACTGTCATCAGAATCTACCAAAACAATTCACCATAAGACATAGTGCATAGCCATTTGCTGGCCTgactttcctggatcgtaacttgatttcttgtctttcaccgtttttgctctagaatcttcgttttagctccgattctcttgattctttttgcaccgtcttcgtaattacttgttcttcaattctaactgacgaagtgggtattttgctaacaaatttgaatctttcttgtttttgggccttaataccggggtaaaaacgtgactttttagccgatatcaactgTGACTTAGGACAAGTTTAAAGAAGCCTAATCGAAAATCAGATAAGAAGGGCTGCTGTTGCTGGACGAAAACAATGATTCAAAATAATTGACAGTGTGTTCTTTAACAACCCTATGATCATCAACCCATACATTATTGATTTACATCCCTGCAATATAATTCGATTGTTGTCTGATTCGTGAAACCAGGTGGAGGAATTTTGAGTTTTTATCGCCTAATTTTAACCAACGAAAACAAGATTGGAGCATGTGTTTTGATTCGATGCGTATCATAACTTGTTTCTTTAACTTTTTGAGATTGGCTAATTCACTTAATTCGTGATCAGTTAAATCATGAATTTTATACCAATCTTTAAGTCTCTTGATCTCGGCTACGCATACCTTTAAATTATTGCAATTCGGATCTTGTTGTGTAGACTTCCACATTTTCAAATCGGATTTTAGAAGCCGCAACTTTTTGCCTAGAATAAAAGCAGCCCACCGCACAGTATCATAATTATACCACTTTGCTTCACAAAAATCTAAGAACCCTTG comes from Rutidosis leptorrhynchoides isolate AG116_Rl617_1_P2 chromosome 4, CSIRO_AGI_Rlap_v1, whole genome shotgun sequence and encodes:
- the LOC139840396 gene encoding uncharacterized protein, translated to MSRIDRGLINSHWARLWPEAILQMAQPDRSDNKPIVWGKKLICWGPRPFRFNNSWLSKQGFLDFCEAKWYNYDTVRWAAFILGKKLRLLKSDLKMWKSTQQDPNCNNLKVCVAEIKRLKDWYKIHDLTDHELSELANLKKLKKQVMIRIESKHMLQSCFRWLKLGDKNSKFLHLVSRIRQQSNYIAGM